In Puntigrus tetrazona isolate hp1 chromosome 24, ASM1883169v1, whole genome shotgun sequence, a genomic segment contains:
- the LOC122330209 gene encoding uncharacterized protein LOC122330209 yields the protein MSKPSRLARPSSAGPGSKLPSPRRDTPAGRPRMHVMGEKVTRIGSEGSIPGQRPPVNGTTHPQIQQNTNMKEEEEMGQAKRRISQSKGSSATITQQQVTQPKPLKGNLKVTSSEDAEHLARKHQVVSANSPGRSCEAKSSRVGVPRRHTVGGARSSQEILAMQPSDMDKNERPFGTSETEVPTPRLCHHGPSGETQRTGEVHSLSILSVVPVSAPEGQNLSANAFELRI from the exons ATGTCTAAACCTTCACGACTTGCTCGCCCGTCCTCGGCGGGTCCTGGCTCCAAGCTCCCCTCGCCTCGGCGGGATACACCTGCCGGCCGACCCAGAATGCACGTCATGGGGGAGAAGGTGACGCGGATAGGAAGTGAGGGCAGTATACCTGGCCAAAGGCCTCCGGTCAATGGAACGACACATCCGCAGATTCAGCAAAACACTAATAtgaaggaagaggaggagatggGTCAAGCAAAGCGCAGAATCAGTCAATCTAAAGGGTCCTCCGCAACCATAACCCAGCAACAAGTCACACAACCCA AACCTCTGAAGGGAAATCTAAAGGTGACTTCTAGCGAAGACGCCGAGCACCTGGCCCGTAAACATCAGGTTGTTTCCGCTAACAGCCCCGGTAGAAGCTGTGAGGCCAAATCCAGCCGTGTAGGGGTTCCACGAAGACACACGGTGGGCGGAGCGCGCAGCTCACAGGAGATCCTGGCCATGCAGCCCTCAGATATGGATAAAAACGAGAGGCCTTTTGGAACATCTGAAACAGAAGTACCCACACCACGCCTCTGCCATCATGGGCCATCAGGAGAGACTCAGAGAACAGGTGAAGTCCACTCACTGTCAATACTATCTGTTGTCCCAGTGTCAGCCCCAGAAGGGCAGAATCTGTCTGCAAATGCATTTGAACTACGGATATGA